From Arcticibacter tournemirensis, one genomic window encodes:
- a CDS encoding TonB-dependent receptor: MRKNHLIALLAMLLPCVASAQFSIKGKITDRSSHQPLPGASISIGNRSSTSNSNGDFSITFLEEASYQVRIRYIGYKEYSRTIRISGDQTLDAALERNSFITDEVIVKATRAGENSATTYRNMNRQEIEKNNIGQDLPYLLNQTPSVVVSSDAGTGIGYTGIRIRGSDGTRINVTLNGIPLNDAESQGAFFVNLPDLASSVDNIQIQRGVGTSTNGAAAFGGSLNVQTTTRRDSAYAEINNTYGSFETWKNTVSVGTGLINDKFTFDARVSRIKSDGYIDRASSDLKSFFLTGAFYGKKDLIRANVFSGKEKTYQAWNGVPESILDTNRRYNEFTYEDQTDNYQQDHYQLLYTHTFNDKLSLNTALHYTYGRGYYEEFKDADSLKNYNISPVVIGGTKIETSNLIRRRWLDNDFYGLTYSLNYKPQNTLELILGGAYNEYRGDHFGEVIWAEVPYVDPASNYTSAKRRYYEDNAVKTDFNSYLRANYQSGKLNAFFDLQYRRIGYSFLGFDRNQRNVQQKDNLNFFNPKIGLTWLIDSRSNVYASFAVANKEPNRDDYTESTPESRPEAENLKDIEAGYRIRGENFQAGINAYGMFYKDQLILTGRINDVGEYTRRNVPSSYRTGIELDGQWRILPQLTWAATASLSRNKIRNFTEYVDDDNEQRTFEYKNTDIAFSPSFIGSSEISFRPVSNTEIAFLSKYVGKQYLDNTSNRSTVIDDPLNRDRVLSAFFVNDLRLRYNTGVGSIKDIGIAFQVNNIFSELYENNGYTFKYIYEGALYSGNGFYPQATRNFLLSLNVKF; the protein is encoded by the coding sequence GTGAGAAAAAATCATCTTATCGCCTTACTGGCGATGCTGCTGCCATGTGTTGCATCAGCCCAGTTCTCTATCAAAGGAAAAATTACCGACCGCAGCTCTCATCAGCCGCTGCCAGGAGCAAGTATCAGTATTGGCAACCGCTCTTCAACCAGCAACTCCAATGGCGACTTCAGCATCACCTTTCTGGAGGAGGCATCGTATCAGGTTCGAATACGCTATATCGGTTACAAAGAATATAGCAGAACCATCCGTATCAGCGGCGATCAGACCTTAGACGCTGCTCTGGAGAGAAACAGCTTCATAACAGATGAGGTTATAGTTAAAGCTACCAGAGCTGGCGAAAATTCAGCCACTACTTATCGTAACATGAACCGGCAGGAAATAGAGAAGAATAACATCGGTCAGGATCTTCCCTATCTATTAAATCAAACGCCTTCTGTAGTAGTAAGCTCCGACGCCGGCACGGGAATCGGATATACGGGAATCAGAATCCGTGGGAGTGATGGAACCCGCATAAATGTCACACTGAACGGTATTCCGCTAAACGATGCAGAGAGCCAGGGCGCATTTTTTGTAAACCTGCCTGACCTGGCTTCTTCCGTCGACAATATCCAGATTCAGAGAGGTGTAGGCACTTCCACCAACGGGGCTGCCGCCTTTGGCGGGAGCCTTAATGTTCAGACAACTACCCGACGTGACTCAGCATATGCTGAAATTAACAATACATATGGATCATTCGAAACCTGGAAAAATACGGTAAGTGTAGGTACCGGCCTGATTAACGACAAATTTACGTTCGATGCCCGGGTATCTCGGATTAAATCAGACGGTTACATTGACCGGGCATCTTCCGATCTAAAATCCTTCTTCCTTACCGGTGCTTTTTACGGCAAAAAGGACTTGATTAGGGCGAATGTTTTCTCAGGTAAGGAGAAAACGTATCAGGCATGGAACGGAGTACCCGAATCAATACTCGACACTAATCGCCGGTATAATGAGTTTACTTACGAAGACCAAACAGATAACTACCAGCAGGATCATTACCAGCTCCTTTATACTCATACTTTTAATGATAAATTATCTCTCAATACAGCTTTGCACTACACCTACGGAAGGGGTTATTACGAAGAGTTCAAAGATGCTGATTCGCTTAAAAATTATAATATATCGCCTGTAGTTATCGGCGGTACCAAAATAGAAACAAGTAATCTTATCAGAAGAAGATGGCTCGACAATGATTTCTATGGTCTTACTTATTCGTTGAACTACAAACCACAAAACACACTGGAACTTATACTCGGTGGCGCTTATAACGAATACAGAGGTGATCATTTTGGAGAGGTGATATGGGCAGAAGTTCCTTACGTCGATCCGGCTAGCAACTACACCAGCGCCAAAAGGAGATATTATGAAGATAATGCAGTAAAAACGGATTTCAACAGTTACTTAAGGGCCAACTATCAGAGCGGTAAACTCAACGCTTTTTTCGATCTTCAATACAGAAGAATCGGGTATTCTTTCCTTGGTTTCGACCGGAATCAAAGGAATGTTCAGCAAAAAGATAATCTCAATTTCTTTAATCCTAAGATTGGTCTTACCTGGCTTATTGATTCAAGAAGCAATGTTTACGCTTCCTTTGCAGTGGCCAATAAAGAGCCTAATCGCGACGACTATACTGAATCTACTCCCGAAAGCAGGCCTGAAGCAGAAAACCTAAAAGATATAGAAGCAGGATACCGTATCAGAGGGGAAAACTTTCAGGCAGGGATCAATGCTTACGGAATGTTCTATAAAGACCAGCTGATCCTTACCGGAAGGATCAACGATGTCGGGGAATACACACGCCGGAATGTACCAAGCAGTTATCGTACTGGTATAGAGCTCGATGGACAATGGAGGATTTTACCACAGTTAACCTGGGCGGCTACCGCAAGCCTGAGCCGTAATAAGATCAGGAACTTCACTGAATACGTTGATGATGATAACGAACAGCGAACGTTTGAGTATAAAAACACGGATATCGCATTTTCGCCGTCATTCATCGGCTCCAGCGAAATCAGCTTTCGTCCGGTATCCAACACTGAAATAGCTTTTTTAAGTAAATATGTTGGTAAACAGTACCTTGATAATACATCTAACAGGAGCACAGTCATCGACGACCCTCTTAACCGGGACAGGGTACTGAGCGCTTTCTTCGTTAATGATCTGCGACTCCGATACAACACAGGAGTGGGAAGCATCAAAGACATCGGTATCGCCTTTCAGGTCAACAACATATTTAGCGAGCTGTATGAAAACAACGGATATACCTTTAAATACATTTATGAAGGCGCTCTTTATTCAGGCAACGGCTTTTACCCACAAGCCACAAGGAATTTCCTGCTATCTCTAAATGTAAAATTTTAG
- the pafA gene encoding alkaline phosphatase PafA, whose translation MKIKHTFLIALVLAIVSNLSLAQKKPIQNTSVPRPKLVVGIVVDQMRWDYLYRYYDRYSNGGLKRLLKDGFSCENTNIDYIPTVTAIGHSSIYTGSVPAIHGIAGNDFINQKTGKTMYCAGDTAVQTVGSTSTAGQMSPRNLLVSTVTDELRLATNFRSKVIGIALKDRGGILPAGHSANAAYWFDDQTGNWISSTYYMQQLPDWVKNLNAQRLPEKYLKQDWNTLYPMNTYAQSTKDDNRYEGKFSGTSAPVFPIKTSSMFEKDFGILRTTPYGNTFTFDCAKAAIENEKLGQNTVTDFLAVSFSSTDYMGHRFGPNSIEVEDTYLRFDRDLSSFLSYLDNKIGTGNYTVFLTADHGGAHNPNFLIDQKIPAGILPTSKIQKELNEALSKEFKESNIVVSIGSYQVSLNNSLIAKNNLDEAAIRTACVEFLKKRDDILFAVDVDKASEAAIPEVLKKRIINGYNKERSGVIQIIPKPGYFSGSPLGTNHGVWNPYDAHIPFVLMGWGIKQGSTSRMVKMTDISPTIAALLHIQAPNGNIGEPVVEALK comes from the coding sequence ATGAAGATTAAACACACATTCCTTATTGCTTTAGTATTAGCAATAGTCAGCAATTTATCGCTTGCCCAAAAAAAACCAATTCAAAACACATCTGTTCCCAGACCCAAATTAGTTGTGGGTATAGTAGTGGACCAAATGAGATGGGATTATCTTTACCGCTATTATGACCGATACAGCAACGGTGGCTTGAAACGTCTGCTGAAAGACGGTTTTAGCTGCGAGAATACCAATATTGATTATATCCCTACCGTTACCGCTATTGGCCATTCGTCGATATACACGGGATCAGTCCCGGCGATTCACGGCATAGCCGGGAATGATTTCATCAATCAGAAAACCGGAAAAACAATGTACTGCGCCGGAGACACCGCTGTTCAAACCGTTGGAAGTACCAGCACTGCCGGACAGATGTCGCCCCGTAACCTGCTAGTAAGCACTGTAACAGATGAACTTAGACTAGCTACCAACTTCCGTTCAAAAGTAATTGGCATAGCGCTAAAAGACCGTGGTGGAATTTTACCCGCAGGACATTCTGCCAATGCGGCTTACTGGTTTGATGACCAAACTGGAAACTGGATCAGCAGCACTTATTACATGCAACAGCTCCCCGACTGGGTTAAAAACCTGAATGCCCAAAGACTCCCGGAAAAATACCTTAAACAAGACTGGAATACTCTATATCCAATGAACACATACGCTCAGAGTACCAAAGACGATAACAGGTATGAGGGGAAATTTAGCGGCACTTCTGCGCCTGTATTTCCTATTAAGACGTCGTCGATGTTTGAAAAGGATTTCGGCATCCTAAGAACGACACCCTATGGCAACACTTTTACATTTGATTGCGCAAAGGCTGCGATAGAAAACGAAAAACTTGGGCAGAATACAGTTACCGATTTCCTTGCGGTAAGTTTCTCGTCAACGGATTACATGGGGCATCGCTTTGGGCCTAATTCTATTGAAGTTGAGGACACCTATCTACGTTTCGACCGAGATTTGTCGAGCTTTCTCAGCTACCTGGATAACAAAATTGGCACAGGAAATTATACCGTATTTCTTACTGCGGACCACGGCGGAGCACACAACCCGAATTTCTTGATAGATCAAAAGATTCCTGCAGGTATTTTGCCTACCTCAAAAATTCAAAAAGAGCTGAATGAAGCTCTGTCCAAAGAATTTAAAGAATCTAACATTGTAGTGAGTATTGGAAGTTATCAGGTGAGTCTCAATAACTCCCTTATTGCAAAAAACAACCTCGACGAAGCAGCCATAAGAACTGCATGTGTCGAGTTTTTGAAAAAGAGAGACGATATATTGTTTGCGGTCGATGTAGATAAAGCATCAGAGGCAGCTATTCCTGAAGTATTAAAAAAAAGAATCATTAATGGCTACAACAAGGAGCGCAGCGGGGTTATTCAGATCATTCCGAAGCCGGGATATTTCAGCGGCTCACCGCTGGGAACAAATCATGGCGTATGGAACCCTTATGACGCCCATATCCCGTTTGTCTTAATGGGTTGGGGCATCAAACAGGGCAGTACCAGCCGCATGGTAAAAATGACGGACATCTCACCAACTATTGCCGCCCTGCTGCATATTCAGGCCCCTAACGGAAACATAGGTGAGCCGGTTGTTGAAGCACTAAAGTAA
- a CDS encoding thiamine phosphate synthase, which produces MKKYISRFHYLTQDLPDRSHIQQAQTACEAGANWIQYRCFSKGDDELLEEVNQIAAICDDWGATLIITDHLHLLDKADIQGVHIEDMQADFKVIRQKIGQDKTLGASANTIGDIIRIAESNSVDYIGCGPFALTLTKPNDYPLLGMDGYKAITDSMVQKGIAIPLLAVGGITIDDVEDLLKTGIYGVAASSAINLAPDPAKAFKEIYRKVL; this is translated from the coding sequence ATGAAAAAGTATATCTCCAGATTTCACTATCTCACCCAGGATCTGCCCGACAGAAGCCATATACAACAGGCGCAGACAGCCTGCGAAGCCGGCGCTAACTGGATTCAATACCGTTGTTTTTCAAAAGGAGATGACGAGCTTTTGGAAGAAGTTAATCAGATTGCTGCAATCTGCGACGACTGGGGAGCTACTCTGATTATAACCGACCATTTACATCTTCTTGATAAGGCAGATATACAGGGTGTGCATATAGAAGATATGCAGGCTGACTTCAAAGTTATTCGTCAAAAGATAGGACAAGATAAGACATTGGGGGCGTCGGCCAACACCATCGGAGATATTATCCGTATAGCTGAAAGTAATTCAGTAGACTATATAGGGTGCGGCCCCTTCGCTTTAACGCTGACAAAACCTAATGATTACCCTCTGTTAGGAATGGACGGATACAAAGCCATAACCGACAGCATGGTTCAAAAAGGCATTGCCATTCCTCTTTTGGCCGTTGGAGGAATAACAATAGATGATGTTGAGGATTTGCTTAAAACGGGGATATATGGCGTTGCGGCTTCGTCTGCAATCAACCTCGCTCCTGATCCTGCAAAAGCATTTAAAGAGATTTATCGAAAGGTACTGTAA
- a CDS encoding thiamine pyrophosphokinase translates to MSSHHIVREKQEPALLIMDLNGFNDEHLGQLLEWNPTVLVNEPVYEAADSLGIKIDGVISSSISSPLQHKTFVIHTGNSPLLDALKYLAGEQYHAVNIITTSFKLKDYALFADSITLVILTPQKRIFTAKPGFSKWKVAGEQIEILSEVKNLHTMGLHKISGHTYKTEKEGFYTLTFEQPFIFIAEEL, encoded by the coding sequence ATGTCATCTCACCACATTGTACGCGAAAAACAGGAACCCGCCTTACTCATAATGGATTTGAACGGCTTTAACGATGAACACCTGGGCCAGCTACTCGAATGGAACCCCACAGTACTTGTTAATGAACCGGTTTATGAAGCAGCAGATTCTCTCGGAATAAAGATAGACGGAGTGATAAGCAGTTCGATATCTTCTCCGCTGCAGCACAAGACCTTTGTGATCCATACCGGGAACTCACCTTTGCTTGACGCTCTTAAATATCTTGCAGGAGAACAGTATCACGCTGTGAATATAATCACCACAAGTTTCAAGCTAAAAGATTACGCCTTATTCGCCGATAGTATCACCCTTGTTATCCTTACTCCGCAAAAAAGGATTTTCACAGCAAAGCCGGGATTTAGTAAGTGGAAGGTTGCCGGCGAGCAAATTGAAATCCTTTCTGAAGTTAAGAACCTACATACAATGGGACTTCATAAAATATCGGGACATACTTATAAAACCGAGAAAGAAGGATTCTATACACTGACTTTTGAACAGCCATTTATATTCATTGCCGAAGAACTTTAA
- a CDS encoding GNAT family N-acetyltransferase has product MTIRVATEEDIPAIRKLAHDTWWPTYQSILSPEQISFMLDTMYSEPALKTQLQKETFLITERDLEPVAFASFSCSDPERRIFKLHKIYILPSEQGNGTGRKLISAIEEEARKEKGELLELNVNRQNPAFHFYKKQGFEVYQEADIPYYNYYMNDYIMRKNV; this is encoded by the coding sequence ATGACAATCAGAGTTGCAACCGAAGAAGATATCCCGGCAATACGTAAACTGGCGCACGATACGTGGTGGCCAACGTACCAAAGTATCCTTTCACCGGAGCAAATCAGTTTCATGCTTGACACGATGTATTCCGAACCAGCTCTAAAGACTCAGCTTCAAAAGGAGACTTTCTTAATCACAGAAAGAGACCTTGAGCCTGTAGCTTTCGCCTCGTTCTCATGCTCAGATCCGGAGAGACGCATTTTCAAGCTTCATAAAATTTACATCCTGCCCTCGGAACAAGGAAATGGTACCGGCCGGAAACTTATTTCAGCTATAGAAGAAGAGGCCAGAAAAGAAAAAGGCGAACTACTCGAACTCAATGTAAACAGACAAAATCCCGCTTTCCATTTTTATAAAAAGCAGGGGTTTGAGGTTTACCAGGAAGCTGACATTCCGTATTATAATTATTATATGAACGACTATATCATGCGGAAGAACGTGTAG
- a CDS encoding DUF4407 domain-containing protein — translation MKKVNGFFWFCSGAHAGTLRNFPTEHNKYVGIGATIFFTALFAALSGGYAMYFVFAGSSAAVFFAFLFGLLWGLAIFNMDRYIVSSINKNGSANRQILQATPRILLAIMIGIVISRPLELKIFDKEIRQKLKTTYLNGQRSKIDTLNHTFENKYGAQINKLKDLNSEKDSLERDINRSRYVLNQEIFGDKTNQTSGKVGFGTYAKQKEAVLNEKASRLESVRSEINVLENYVNRRKDIDGITSEKLFSGRQLDSLSNVAGFADRNWALGQLSFNADGSRDIGTYLAIMFIGLLFILFECLPVFVKLMSDKGPYDIALQNIEEAAIYGSYKNKDYDIAVTDGVHDTRVETEIDKQKKIIRARSLREIEDFDLS, via the coding sequence ATGAAGAAAGTTAACGGTTTTTTCTGGTTTTGTTCAGGTGCGCATGCCGGAACTTTGAGGAATTTTCCAACTGAGCATAATAAGTATGTAGGTATTGGGGCCACTATATTCTTTACAGCCCTGTTTGCAGCTCTCTCGGGAGGATATGCCATGTATTTTGTTTTTGCTGGTAGTAGCGCTGCTGTGTTTTTTGCTTTCCTGTTTGGTTTGCTGTGGGGCCTCGCTATTTTTAATATGGACCGGTATATCGTGTCGAGTATTAATAAGAACGGATCTGCGAACCGGCAAATATTGCAGGCTACACCCCGTATCCTGCTCGCTATAATGATTGGTATTGTCATTTCGAGACCTTTGGAGTTGAAGATCTTCGATAAGGAGATCAGGCAAAAGCTTAAGACTACTTACCTCAATGGGCAGCGTTCCAAAATTGATACATTAAATCATACATTTGAGAATAAATACGGAGCACAGATCAATAAACTGAAGGACCTTAATAGCGAGAAGGATTCGCTGGAGAGGGATATCAACAGATCCAGGTACGTTCTTAATCAGGAGATCTTCGGTGACAAAACTAATCAAACTTCAGGGAAAGTGGGTTTTGGTACTTATGCTAAGCAGAAAGAGGCAGTATTAAATGAAAAGGCGTCCCGACTTGAATCGGTACGATCAGAAATAAATGTTCTTGAGAATTACGTTAATCGAAGAAAAGATATCGATGGTATAACGAGCGAAAAGTTGTTCAGCGGAAGACAGCTTGACAGCCTTTCGAATGTGGCGGGTTTTGCAGACCGGAACTGGGCTCTTGGCCAGCTGAGTTTTAATGCCGACGGGAGCCGTGATATTGGGACATATCTTGCCATTATGTTCATCGGGCTTCTGTTTATTTTGTTTGAATGCCTCCCGGTGTTTGTAAAGCTGATGAGCGACAAGGGTCCGTATGATATCGCCCTTCAAAATATAGAGGAAGCGGCGATTTATGGTTCTTATAAGAATAAAGATTATGACATCGCTGTAACCGACGGCGTACATGATACCAGGGTTGAAACCGAAATAGATAAGCAGAAAAAGATTATCCGTGCCAGGTCTTTACGTGAAATTGAGGATTTTGATTTGAGCTAA
- a CDS encoding rhodanese-like domain-containing protein, with the protein MKEITVEELKQKIDKGEDFQLIDVREPFEYEVSNLGGENIPLAGVLIESDKIATDKPVIVQCRSGKRSAAAIMQLEQQLGYENLYNLEGGILAWKEKFDPDMQIY; encoded by the coding sequence ATGAAAGAAATTACAGTTGAAGAATTAAAACAAAAAATAGATAAAGGCGAAGATTTTCAGCTTATAGATGTTCGTGAACCTTTTGAATATGAAGTATCCAATCTTGGCGGCGAAAATATCCCTCTTGCCGGAGTGCTGATAGAGTCAGATAAGATTGCCACAGACAAACCTGTTATAGTTCAATGTCGCAGCGGGAAACGCAGTGCCGCCGCTATCATGCAGCTCGAACAACAATTAGGATATGAGAATCTTTATAACCTGGAAGGTGGAATCCTTGCATGGAAAGAGAAGTTCGATCCTGATATGCAGATATATTAA
- a CDS encoding DUF6358 family protein, with protein sequence MVKKVLLNVIYNLAIIILIFCLFWSINRSFYMLSAAVVFLIALIAFLKIRLIKEVKKAGRK encoded by the coding sequence ATGGTAAAGAAAGTATTGCTCAATGTCATATATAACCTTGCGATAATAATCCTGATATTCTGCCTTTTCTGGAGTATAAATCGCAGTTTCTATATGCTTTCTGCTGCTGTTGTCTTTCTGATTGCATTAATCGCCTTCCTTAAAATCCGACTTATAAAAGAAGTGAAAAAGGCAGGCAGGAAATAA
- a CDS encoding YicC/YloC family endoribonuclease — translation MTGYGIASKDHANAKYTVEIKSLNSKFLELALKLPKAFSDKELILRNDCSKQIERGKVNIAFTIEYPENEKKTASIDSTLLKLYYQQLKASAEELNDNGNNLLQLALNFPEVIKYDEDIVSEEEWQQLYSTFSLALANFQTFRADEGNVLQRDLILRINNILEALKQVEEQDPKRLPVIRERLMQLLDEYVGKENTDQNRLEQELIFYIDKLDITEEKIRLKSHCDYFLQALKSSDANGKKLGFISQEIGREINTMGSKANDARIQQIVVGMKEELEKVKEQLLNVL, via the coding sequence ATGACTGGTTACGGTATAGCCTCTAAAGATCATGCGAATGCAAAATATACCGTAGAGATAAAATCACTTAATAGCAAATTTCTGGAACTTGCATTAAAGCTTCCTAAAGCTTTTTCCGATAAAGAACTGATTCTTAGGAATGATTGCAGTAAGCAGATAGAGCGTGGAAAAGTAAATATTGCTTTCACTATCGAGTATCCGGAAAATGAAAAAAAGACTGCTTCGATTGACAGCACACTTTTGAAGCTTTATTACCAGCAACTAAAAGCCTCAGCTGAAGAATTGAACGACAATGGCAACAATTTACTGCAACTAGCCCTCAACTTTCCGGAGGTTATCAAATACGACGAAGACATCGTATCTGAAGAGGAATGGCAGCAACTTTATAGTACTTTCTCTTTGGCACTGGCGAATTTCCAAACCTTTAGAGCTGATGAAGGGAATGTTCTGCAAAGAGACCTTATCCTCCGGATAAATAATATTCTGGAGGCGCTTAAACAGGTTGAAGAGCAGGACCCAAAACGTCTGCCTGTTATACGGGAACGGCTCATGCAACTTCTGGATGAATATGTAGGCAAGGAAAACACCGATCAGAACCGCCTCGAGCAGGAGTTAATATTCTATATTGATAAACTCGATATCACGGAAGAGAAGATCAGACTTAAAAGCCACTGTGACTATTTCCTACAAGCCCTCAAATCATCTGATGCAAACGGTAAAAAACTGGGATTCATTTCTCAAGAGATCGGACGGGAGATAAATACCATGGGTTCTAAAGCAAATGACGCCCGCATCCAACAGATCGTAGTCGGAATGAAGGAGGAGCTTGAAAAAGTGAAAGAGCAGCTGCTAAACGTGCTTTAA
- the gmk gene encoding guanylate kinase — protein sequence MTQGKLIIFSAPSGAGKTTIVHYLLKKIPELSFSISATTRESRGIEMNEKDYYFISKEEFLHKIAKHEFVEFEEVYSGTFYGTLRSEIQRIWNEGKHVVFDIDVQGGMRLKKKFGDQALSIFVQPPSPEVLVQRLAGRGTDSAEKLKERIAKADKELTFASHFDVILPNFDLQTACSQAEKIVREFIGK from the coding sequence ATGACTCAAGGCAAGCTTATTATATTCTCAGCACCTTCCGGGGCTGGGAAAACTACAATTGTTCACTACCTGCTAAAAAAAATACCCGAACTTTCATTCTCTATATCTGCAACAACCCGTGAATCCAGAGGCATCGAAATGAATGAAAAGGACTATTATTTTATCAGTAAGGAAGAGTTCCTTCATAAGATTGCCAAGCACGAATTTGTAGAATTTGAAGAAGTATACTCGGGTACCTTTTACGGAACCCTTCGCTCCGAAATACAACGTATATGGAATGAAGGGAAACACGTTGTATTTGATATCGATGTTCAAGGGGGCATGCGTTTGAAAAAGAAATTCGGAGATCAGGCGCTCTCTATATTTGTCCAGCCGCCATCCCCGGAGGTTCTTGTCCAAAGGCTCGCAGGCCGGGGCACCGACAGCGCCGAAAAGCTAAAGGAGAGGATTGCCAAGGCAGATAAAGAACTGACATTTGCAAGTCACTTTGATGTGATACTTCCTAATTTTGATTTGCAGACCGCCTGTAGCCAGGCTGAAAAAATCGTAAGAGAGTTTATCGGAAAATAA
- the nadD gene encoding nicotinate (nicotinamide) nucleotide adenylyltransferase: MKIGLFFGSFNPVHTGHLIIANYMAHYTDMDKVWLVVSPHNPLKDKKALINMYDRLEMAKLATEHASGIFVSDAEFKLPKPSYTIDTLTHLHERYPGHQFSLIMGADNLVSLKKWKNYELILRDYHVYVYPRPGFEDCDLNGHPSVTITETPVMEISSTFIRKALKEGKNVQYFVPDTVLDFIEAKNLYR; this comes from the coding sequence ATGAAAATAGGACTTTTCTTCGGCTCCTTTAATCCCGTTCATACGGGACATCTGATCATAGCCAATTATATGGCTCATTATACCGATATGGATAAAGTGTGGCTTGTTGTATCGCCACACAATCCCTTAAAGGATAAAAAAGCGCTTATTAATATGTACGACAGGCTGGAAATGGCCAAACTCGCTACAGAACATGCCTCTGGCATTTTTGTGAGTGATGCCGAATTTAAGCTTCCTAAACCTTCTTATACGATTGACACCCTCACTCATCTGCACGAACGGTACCCCGGGCACCAGTTTTCCCTAATTATGGGAGCTGATAACCTCGTATCACTAAAGAAGTGGAAAAACTATGAGCTCATCCTGCGCGACTATCACGTTTATGTATACCCAAGGCCTGGATTTGAAGATTGCGATCTGAACGGCCATCCTTCAGTGACGATAACCGAAACTCCCGTTATGGAAATCTCATCTACGTTTATCAGGAAAGCCCTTAAAGAAGGAAAAAATGTGCAATACTTCGTTCCCGATACCGTACTGGACTTTATAGAGGCGAAAAACCTATACAGATAA